From the genome of Marixanthomonas ophiurae, one region includes:
- a CDS encoding BfmA/BtgA family mobilization protein, with protein sequence MDSFITIRFKRKTAKRFQKFSKTHFKTHSEAMEAMLDFFFYNEISPKEKLGPTGRTMEAKLLKRINAVIAIIRDIEKTQTKPTVAMLQSLFKIDEPKKKPLMLEKKFTEEKKQVRFREKHNSNNQL encoded by the coding sequence ATGGATTCATTCATCACTATTAGGTTCAAACGAAAAACTGCCAAACGTTTTCAGAAATTTTCAAAAACACACTTTAAGACCCATTCCGAGGCAATGGAAGCCATGCTTGATTTTTTCTTCTACAATGAGATTTCCCCAAAAGAAAAGCTTGGACCCACCGGACGTACCATGGAAGCCAAACTCTTAAAAAGAATTAACGCCGTCATTGCCATAATCAGAGATATAGAAAAGACGCAGACCAAACCCACAGTGGCGATGCTTCAGTCTCTTTTTAAAATCGATGAACCTAAAAAGAAGCCCCTGATGCTGGAAAAGAAATTTACTGAAGAAAAGAAGCAAGTCCGTTTTCGGGAAAAACATAATTCAAATAACCAATTATAA
- a CDS encoding helix-turn-helix domain-containing protein: protein MKKNNSVGEILRKHREEKGLLLRQVAALLDIDTAILSKIERGERKAKKEQIVQLAKILDLNQEDLIVQYLSEKILYEIQDEELGEKALKVAEQKIKYNNTKNKEV, encoded by the coding sequence ATGAAAAAGAATAATTCCGTTGGGGAAATATTGAGAAAGCATCGAGAAGAGAAAGGCTTATTGCTTAGACAAGTGGCAGCGCTTTTGGATATCGATACGGCTATCCTAAGTAAAATTGAGCGTGGGGAACGTAAAGCAAAGAAGGAACAGATTGTTCAATTGGCAAAAATTCTCGACTTAAATCAGGAAGATCTTATCGTTCAATACTTGAGTGAAAAGATACTCTATGAAATTCAAGATGAAGAATTAGGAGAAAAAGCTTTGAAAGTGGCTGAGCAGAAAATTAAATATAACAACACTAAGAACAAGGAAGTTTAA
- a CDS encoding type IV secretory system conjugative DNA transfer family protein translates to MQIDNLIAILSIIGLTSTVFYALFRISRYAFLLNIMLLSTLVFYMSDENELVSLMLYLVCPLLLINAGLYVFLYKPENLQNSDRKYQVSFTTTKGNFKLDNIKRGASIIGSAGSGKTESVVYGFLKHFRKEGFFGIIHDYKDFELTEMAYPLFKDGEVPFKVISFDKIIHRVNPIAPRYLEDEESVNEVSRVLIENLLEQRESGTTGTTKFFNDAAEGLIGGLIWKLRTTYPQFCTLPHLIAVYQYLDTDTLIQFLETNTISRAMADAFISGKDSERQTAGVKSTLANALKRISTQRIFMTLSADEVPLNINSPENPCVISIVNNPKFETSYSPVIATIIHTITKQMSVRNSKPSFLLMEEAPTLRLLNMHRIPATLRSYDIATIYVMQDKIQNDMMYGDKASKAILSNLSYQFFGKVNDPDTAKYYERFFEIVKNPTKSVSRGHNLDFDTRITTGEKEIPKIRADVFFRLKQGEFITYADGKDKKVQFKLQKIQRELPEKSKQFTQADLEANFERVYEEARSIFDSSKE, encoded by the coding sequence ATGCAAATAGACAATCTTATAGCAATACTTTCAATTATTGGTTTGACCAGTACCGTTTTCTATGCGCTATTTCGAATAAGTAGATATGCTTTTCTTTTGAATATCATGTTACTTTCAACTTTGGTATTCTATATGTCAGATGAAAACGAATTGGTGTCGCTGATGCTTTACTTGGTTTGTCCACTTTTGCTAATTAATGCAGGGTTATACGTTTTTCTGTATAAACCTGAAAACCTACAAAATAGCGATAGAAAATATCAAGTCAGTTTTACCACGACCAAAGGGAATTTCAAACTGGATAATATCAAACGTGGTGCATCCATCATCGGGTCTGCTGGAAGTGGCAAGACCGAAAGTGTGGTTTATGGATTTTTGAAACATTTCCGAAAAGAAGGTTTTTTTGGGATTATTCACGATTATAAGGACTTTGAATTGACGGAAATGGCATACCCCCTTTTTAAAGATGGCGAGGTCCCTTTTAAGGTCATTTCCTTCGATAAAATCATCCACAGGGTAAATCCAATCGCTCCACGCTATTTAGAGGACGAGGAAAGCGTAAACGAGGTGTCAAGGGTATTAATCGAAAACCTTTTAGAGCAAAGAGAAAGCGGAACAACCGGAACTACAAAATTTTTCAATGATGCTGCCGAAGGGTTGATAGGTGGATTGATTTGGAAGCTAAGAACTACCTACCCGCAGTTTTGCACATTACCACATCTAATTGCCGTTTATCAATATCTAGATACGGACACTCTAATCCAGTTTTTAGAAACCAACACCATATCACGGGCAATGGCTGATGCTTTTATCAGCGGCAAAGATTCCGAAAGACAGACCGCTGGAGTAAAAAGCACCTTGGCCAATGCCCTTAAGCGAATTAGCACTCAACGGATCTTTATGACATTGTCCGCAGACGAAGTACCACTCAATATAAATAGTCCAGAAAATCCTTGTGTGATTTCGATTGTTAACAATCCAAAATTTGAAACTTCGTATTCGCCAGTCATCGCAACGATTATTCACACCATCACAAAGCAAATGAGCGTGCGGAACTCCAAACCTTCTTTCTTATTAATGGAAGAAGCACCGACTTTACGGTTATTAAATATGCATCGTATCCCAGCCACCTTGCGTAGTTACGATATCGCCACCATATATGTAATGCAAGACAAGATTCAGAACGATATGATGTATGGAGATAAAGCAAGTAAGGCAATTTTAAGCAACCTTTCTTATCAGTTTTTTGGAAAGGTAAACGATCCAGACACCGCCAAATATTACGAACGCTTTTTTGAAATCGTAAAAAATCCGACCAAAAGCGTAAGCCGAGGCCATAATCTGGATTTTGACACACGAATCACAACAGGGGAGAAGGAGATTCCAAAGATTAGGGCTGATGTTTTCTTTCGGTTAAAACAAGGTGAGTTTATTACTTATGCCGATGGGAAGGATAAAAAAGTACAGTTTAAATTACAGAAGATTCAGCGAGAACTTCCCGAAAAATCAAAACAATTTACGCAAGCTGATCTAGAGGCTAATTTTGAACGGGTTTATGAGGAGGCGAGGTCGATTTTTGATTCGTCGAAAGAATAA
- the mobB gene encoding MobB family relaxase has translation MYITITPQKLGSKYAQSSADFVGYLEKENQGLKQQEMEHFFNQYSDEIPAEEVVKEIDGNTAKLKKKEPKFYSITVSPSKYELNRLQNNSQDLKTYTRELMKDYVASFNREINGRAITIDEIKYYAKIEYQRTFKGTDKEIRENQPYATKIVQLKNKIRTIEQGRREGDIKWMEKQIAKLERQAPHQQNGKRIVQGMPKSGNQSHIHIIVSRKDASNTFSLSPGSKHKASEVKMHGKKVKRGFDRDTFFAKAEKTFDKTFGYKRNFAETYKARKTFVKNTNAYFNALMKLPANEKALAFKIIGKTGMPILPNIPVSQTQLALRVFKRLRRGAEVAIKSSSIGI, from the coding sequence ATGTACATCACAATCACCCCTCAAAAACTAGGTAGCAAGTACGCACAAAGTTCAGCGGATTTTGTGGGGTACTTGGAAAAGGAAAACCAAGGCTTGAAGCAACAGGAAATGGAACACTTTTTTAATCAATACAGCGATGAGATACCTGCTGAGGAAGTGGTAAAAGAAATTGATGGTAATACCGCTAAGCTGAAAAAGAAGGAACCCAAATTTTATTCGATTACCGTTAGTCCCTCTAAGTATGAATTGAACCGATTGCAGAACAATAGCCAAGATTTAAAAACCTACACCCGTGAGCTGATGAAGGACTATGTCGCCAGTTTCAATCGGGAAATCAATGGACGAGCCATAACCATCGATGAAATAAAATACTATGCAAAAATTGAATACCAACGTACCTTTAAAGGAACGGATAAAGAGATACGGGAAAACCAACCCTATGCTACCAAAATAGTACAACTAAAAAATAAGATAAGAACGATAGAACAGGGAAGGAGAGAAGGAGATATTAAATGGATGGAAAAACAAATTGCCAAATTGGAACGGCAAGCACCACACCAGCAAAATGGGAAACGTATTGTCCAAGGAATGCCAAAGTCAGGAAACCAAAGTCACATCCATATTATTGTGAGCCGGAAGGATGCATCCAATACGTTCAGTCTTTCTCCAGGAAGTAAACACAAAGCTTCGGAAGTTAAAATGCACGGAAAGAAAGTAAAGCGGGGTTTTGATAGAGATACCTTTTTCGCAAAGGCGGAAAAAACTTTTGACAAGACTTTTGGCTATAAACGCAATTTTGCTGAAACCTATAAGGCGAGAAAAACCTTTGTAAAAAATACCAATGCCTATTTCAATGCTCTGATGAAACTGCCAGCAAATGAAAAAGCGTTAGCATTCAAAATCATAGGTAAAACAGGAATGCCGATTCTCCCAAATATCCCAGTTAGTCAAACACAATTAGCACTTCGGGTTTTTAAAAGACTAAGACGAGGCGCAGAAGTGGCCATAAAATCAAGTTCCATCGGAATCTAA